The following proteins come from a genomic window of Crateriforma spongiae:
- a CDS encoding bifunctional aminoglycoside phosphotransferase/ATP-binding protein yields the protein MPDIANHSSSDPLRRHHPMRGKQSPQGNQPLHRALRDPSAFPDHADGPVEVHETHISWVFLVGSHAYKVKKPIRTDFLDYTTLAKRKFFCEEELRLNRRFAPQLYLDVVPIRHHGTSLRVETPHPVSPMPQGDPNVGEVVDYAVRMVRFPDDALLNAQLAQGLIHDATVQALAKVIAQFHQSAGRVTGESAGSPPNQVLSTFEQNLNALAEVPHDRAQQNLDALVSWMRRFVDLHGDVFAERFRQGFVRECHGDLHLANLIHWRGQLTPFDGIEFCKAFRCIDVLCDAAFVAMDFAARGRMDFCRAFANDYLDRTGDHESLHLLRWYLIDRALVRAKVAWIRSRQQRVTDSERHEALDDCVNHIDLAEQFSRPTDRRLWITHGFSGSGKSTLSRNVVKQCGAIRIRSDVERKRHFGLQAEDRPRDEVARRMYSPQGDRITYNALFQLAETILNHGDSVVVDATFLRRACRMRFLELAERTGAHFGILDCQPDDAILRQRLQRRSAHPLSGASDADLSVLDHQQRHHDPLDESELYHVVQVPDERQAGCSSG from the coding sequence ATGCCCGATATCGCTAACCACAGCTCGTCGGATCCCCTGCGCCGTCACCACCCAATGCGCGGCAAACAATCACCACAGGGCAACCAACCCCTGCACCGTGCACTTCGCGACCCGTCGGCTTTTCCAGACCACGCCGACGGGCCGGTGGAGGTTCACGAGACTCATATTTCCTGGGTCTTCCTGGTCGGCAGCCATGCTTACAAAGTCAAGAAACCGATACGCACCGATTTCTTGGACTACACGACTCTGGCCAAGCGAAAGTTTTTTTGTGAGGAAGAATTGCGGCTGAACCGTCGTTTCGCCCCGCAACTGTATCTGGATGTTGTTCCCATCCGACACCACGGCACATCCCTGCGTGTGGAAACTCCGCACCCAGTTTCCCCGATGCCCCAAGGCGATCCCAACGTCGGTGAAGTGGTTGATTATGCCGTTCGCATGGTTCGGTTCCCCGACGACGCACTCCTGAATGCGCAACTTGCCCAAGGTTTGATTCACGATGCGACGGTGCAAGCACTGGCCAAGGTGATCGCCCAGTTTCACCAGTCAGCTGGGCGGGTAACCGGTGAGTCCGCCGGCAGCCCGCCGAATCAGGTCTTGTCGACTTTTGAACAAAACTTGAATGCATTGGCGGAAGTCCCGCACGACAGGGCACAACAAAATCTGGACGCTCTGGTCTCTTGGATGCGGCGCTTCGTTGATTTGCACGGAGATGTCTTTGCGGAACGATTCCGACAGGGCTTCGTGCGTGAATGTCACGGCGATTTACACTTGGCCAATTTGATCCACTGGCGTGGACAACTGACGCCGTTTGACGGCATCGAGTTCTGCAAAGCATTTCGCTGCATCGATGTATTGTGTGACGCCGCATTTGTGGCCATGGATTTTGCCGCACGCGGTCGAATGGATTTCTGTCGCGCGTTCGCCAACGATTATTTGGATCGCACCGGTGATCATGAATCGCTGCACCTGTTGCGTTGGTACTTGATTGACCGGGCATTGGTACGAGCAAAAGTTGCCTGGATCCGCAGTCGCCAACAACGGGTCACCGACAGTGAGCGACACGAGGCACTGGACGACTGTGTGAATCACATCGACTTGGCCGAACAGTTTTCTCGTCCCACCGACCGTCGGCTTTGGATCACCCACGGTTTCAGCGGCAGCGGCAAGTCGACGCTCAGCCGTAACGTTGTCAAGCAGTGCGGCGCGATTCGAATTCGCAGCGACGTGGAACGAAAACGGCACTTTGGATTGCAAGCCGAAGACCGGCCGCGCGATGAAGTGGCCCGGCGCATGTACAGCCCTCAAGGTGATCGCATCACCTACAACGCCTTGTTTCAATTGGCGGAAACCATCTTGAATCATGGCGATTCGGTGGTCGTCGATGCCACGTTCCTGCGACGAGCGTGCCGAATGCGATTTCTGGAATTGGCTGAACGCACCGGTGCACACTTCGGCATCCTGGACTGCCAACCGGACGATGCAATTTTGCGGCAACGTTTGCAACGCCGATCAGCGCATCCATTGTCCGGCGCATCCGATGCGGACCTGTCGGTGTTGGATCATCAACAGCGTCATCACGACCCACTGGATGAATCGGAACTGTACCACGTGGTTCAAGTTCCCGATGAGCGACAAGCAGGCTGTTCGAGCGGCTGA
- a CDS encoding PSD1 and planctomycete cytochrome C domain-containing protein, translating into MASVIASLAVPGPGFADGPDGKTSDADDVDFARDIKPILSDHCFACHGPDEHDRQAGIRLDTADGIFDVVDTDEPADSLMLERIRESDPDLVMPPPDYHKPLSAKQKDTIERWIAQGATFEQHWSFRPIDDTVPANVQKIADAKDLSIIDAFVEASLRRIGLSSNDQADPESLLRRVSLDLTGLPPDETIAAEYLADPSLEGYERLVDRLIDSPAYGEHMARYWLDVVRFADTHGLHLDNYREMWPYRDWVIQAFNDDKRFDTFITEQLAGDLLPDPSTDQLIASGFNRLNVTTNEGGSIYDEVFARNVIDRTDAFGTVFLGLTTGCAVCHDHKFDPITSKDYYSLSAYFNSLDGSAMDKNVEDPAPTIQVPSEEQKAEQQQLARDLRQVRQEMDGPIASVDADQRRWERSLKSDPVIAAPTINDVHSKSGVAMTVDDDGTISLNETAADTDVITITATVPADADWQTLHLHAIADANTNRVGASPNGNVVLSEIDLQVRRGDGNWEPLKIQSATADVEQADGKFAVSYAIDGDTKTGNAGWAVGGHQSVGDRNAWFTFPPIRTGQEKAPVQLKVRLSFLSQYGKHQFQSIRLALSDRGATIPEGDRVTVGPMHSVGPFQLQRADQGYQDDFPIDRKAFDADRDVNYGGRTYRWQHRGDLPAIAINPLVASADTPSVLFIHQSIQSPKAQKVRLMLGVDGGFLVYLNNKEVASRRQDRKLDPLGDQWELNLRKGENHLLFRLVQHDRPLRWNYALAGPSVSIPDHVHQVAATDPATRSAELTKAMQRYFRSGFCQHPDWIAITMQERAIQKAQTDLNEAIPTTLVWKETKQPRQAHVLNRGQYDSPGEKVARAVPDWLPTIPDGVNNDRLGLARWLTRPDHPLTARVAVNRFWQQLFGTGLVKTSEDFGSQGEPPSHPELLDHLAGDFVESGWQVKRLMKRLVMTETYRRSAKAQPEHLDVDPNNRFFARGPRFRLDAEVLRDQALHLAGMLNTTMGGPSVKPPQPSGLWYAVGYTRSNTANFKADSGPDVYRRSIYTFWKRTSPPPQMSTFDAPSRESCTVRRERTNTPLQALLMMNEPQYLESAKTLATRVIEHSDLSDDTDRAAWLMRHVTLRQPSESQVDELVVLLNDLRNYYAENPTTAAKLSGDSSAQHAAWTVVCSTVMNLDQVVCK; encoded by the coding sequence ATGGCCTCAGTCATCGCTTCGCTGGCGGTCCCAGGGCCTGGGTTCGCCGACGGCCCGGACGGAAAGACCAGCGATGCCGATGATGTCGATTTCGCCCGCGATATCAAACCGATCCTGTCCGATCACTGTTTCGCCTGCCACGGCCCGGACGAACATGATCGCCAAGCCGGCATTCGCTTGGACACCGCCGATGGCATCTTCGATGTGGTCGACACCGACGAACCGGCCGACAGCCTGATGTTGGAAAGGATTCGCGAAAGTGATCCCGATCTGGTGATGCCACCGCCGGATTACCACAAACCATTGTCGGCTAAACAGAAAGACACGATCGAGCGTTGGATCGCCCAGGGCGCCACATTTGAACAGCACTGGTCCTTTCGACCGATCGACGACACAGTCCCCGCGAACGTCCAAAAGATTGCCGACGCCAAAGACCTTTCGATCATCGACGCCTTTGTCGAAGCATCGCTCCGGCGCATCGGCTTGTCATCCAATGATCAAGCCGACCCAGAAAGCCTGTTGCGTCGCGTCAGCTTGGATTTGACCGGTCTGCCGCCCGATGAAACGATCGCTGCTGAGTATTTGGCGGATCCATCCCTCGAAGGGTACGAAAGACTGGTCGATCGCCTGATCGATTCGCCCGCGTATGGCGAACACATGGCGCGGTACTGGTTGGACGTCGTTCGATTTGCCGACACTCACGGCCTGCACTTGGACAACTATCGCGAAATGTGGCCTTATCGCGACTGGGTCATTCAAGCGTTCAACGACGACAAACGTTTCGACACCTTCATCACCGAACAATTGGCCGGTGATCTGTTGCCCGACCCCAGTACGGATCAGTTGATCGCCAGCGGATTCAACCGTTTGAACGTGACCACCAACGAAGGCGGTTCGATTTATGACGAAGTTTTTGCACGCAACGTGATCGACCGGACCGACGCGTTCGGAACGGTCTTCTTGGGCCTGACCACCGGTTGTGCGGTCTGTCACGACCACAAGTTTGATCCGATCACCAGCAAGGACTACTACAGCCTGTCGGCGTACTTCAACAGTCTGGACGGGTCGGCGATGGACAAGAACGTCGAGGATCCGGCGCCGACCATCCAGGTCCCCAGCGAAGAACAGAAAGCCGAACAACAACAATTGGCTCGTGACCTGCGCCAAGTTCGACAAGAAATGGACGGTCCCATCGCATCGGTCGATGCAGACCAACGCCGTTGGGAACGGTCGCTGAAATCCGATCCGGTGATTGCAGCCCCAACGATCAATGACGTTCATTCGAAGTCCGGCGTCGCGATGACGGTCGACGACGATGGCACCATTTCGCTGAACGAAACCGCCGCCGATACCGACGTGATCACGATCACGGCGACGGTTCCGGCCGATGCGGACTGGCAAACGCTGCATCTGCACGCGATTGCCGACGCAAATACGAATCGCGTGGGTGCGTCGCCCAACGGAAACGTCGTTCTTAGCGAAATCGATTTGCAGGTTCGCCGCGGCGACGGGAATTGGGAACCGCTGAAAATCCAATCGGCGACCGCGGATGTCGAACAGGCGGATGGTAAGTTTGCGGTCAGCTATGCCATCGACGGCGATACCAAAACCGGCAATGCCGGCTGGGCGGTCGGTGGTCATCAAAGCGTCGGCGACCGCAATGCTTGGTTTACATTTCCGCCGATTCGAACCGGCCAGGAAAAGGCTCCGGTGCAACTGAAGGTTCGCTTGAGCTTTTTGTCGCAGTACGGAAAACACCAATTTCAATCGATTCGATTGGCATTGTCTGATCGCGGCGCGACAATCCCTGAAGGTGATCGTGTCACCGTCGGCCCGATGCATTCCGTCGGTCCGTTTCAACTGCAGCGTGCCGACCAGGGATATCAAGATGATTTCCCGATCGACCGCAAAGCGTTTGATGCCGACCGTGACGTCAACTACGGCGGCCGCACCTATCGTTGGCAACATCGCGGCGACCTGCCGGCGATCGCCATCAACCCGTTGGTCGCATCGGCCGATACCCCCAGTGTTCTGTTCATCCACCAGTCGATTCAATCGCCCAAGGCCCAAAAGGTCCGGTTGATGCTGGGCGTGGACGGCGGCTTTCTCGTCTATCTGAACAACAAGGAAGTCGCTTCGCGTCGTCAAGATCGCAAACTGGACCCGCTGGGTGACCAGTGGGAACTGAACCTGCGCAAAGGCGAAAACCACTTGCTGTTCCGATTAGTACAGCATGATCGACCGCTACGTTGGAACTACGCCTTGGCCGGTCCCAGCGTTTCGATCCCGGACCATGTCCACCAAGTCGCAGCGACCGATCCGGCGACGCGGTCGGCGGAATTGACCAAAGCGATGCAGCGATACTTCCGCAGCGGTTTCTGTCAGCACCCCGATTGGATCGCCATCACGATGCAGGAACGGGCGATCCAAAAAGCCCAAACGGATTTAAACGAAGCGATCCCGACGACACTGGTTTGGAAAGAAACGAAGCAACCGCGTCAGGCTCACGTATTGAATCGCGGCCAATACGATTCGCCCGGTGAAAAAGTCGCTCGCGCGGTTCCCGATTGGTTGCCCACCATTCCCGACGGCGTGAACAACGACCGCCTGGGGTTGGCTCGTTGGTTGACGCGGCCCGATCATCCGCTGACCGCTCGCGTCGCGGTGAACCGTTTTTGGCAACAACTGTTCGGCACCGGACTGGTCAAAACCAGCGAAGACTTCGGCAGCCAGGGTGAACCGCCCAGCCACCCGGAATTGCTGGATCACTTGGCCGGCGACTTTGTCGAATCTGGTTGGCAAGTCAAACGACTGATGAAGCGGTTGGTCATGACAGAAACCTACCGTCGATCCGCCAAAGCACAGCCGGAACACTTGGACGTCGATCCGAACAATCGGTTCTTTGCACGCGGTCCGCGGTTCCGCTTGGATGCGGAAGTCTTACGCGACCAGGCATTGCACTTGGCCGGAATGTTGAACACGACCATGGGCGGCCCCAGCGTGAAGCCACCGCAACCGTCCGGACTGTGGTACGCAGTGGGCTACACCCGCAGCAACACCGCAAACTTCAAGGCTGACAGCGGTCCAGACGTTTACCGCCGAAGCATCTATACGTTCTGGAAGCGGACCAGCCCGCCGCCACAAATGTCGACGTTTGATGCCCCCAGTCGCGAATCGTGCACCGTTCGCCGGGAACGAACCAACACGCCGTTGCAGGCGTTGCTGATGATGAACGAACCGCAGTACCTGGAATCGGCCAAAACACTGGCCACACGCGTGATCGAACACTCCGATTTGTCCGACGATACCGACCGCGCCGCTTGGCTGATGCGACATGTCACCTTGCGACAACCGTCCGAATCGCAGGTCGACGAACTGGTGGTCTTGCTGAATGATCTGCGGAACTACTACGCCGAAAATCCGACAACCGCCGCAAAATTGTCGGGAGATTCGTCCGCCCAACATGCCGCGTGGACGGTCGTCTGTAGCACCGTGATGAACTTGGACCAAGTCGTTTGCAAATAG
- a CDS encoding sigma-54-dependent transcriptional regulator yields MDNRLMKLLLVDHDDDFRQGCARWMQHKGHRVTQATCGVEALQLCERHGYDVVVIDIDMPGVTGLEFLQRVRHDDLDLEVVILTGQGSIASAVAAMQMGACDYLTKPCALGELEHHCHVAHDRAVLRRENQNLKAVMSRQRPSARLVGHSAPIASVKRMIEKVAPTDKPVLIEGESGTGKEVVARLIQKHSHVAERPFVTINCAALPEQLVESELFGHLKGSFTGATADKPGLFEIADGGTLFIDEIGELPPSLQPKLLRVLEDGSMRRIGCHKERVVNVRVIAATNRDLEAEVEQGRFRRDLYYRINVLSLRLPPLRDRVGDIDVLIDHLLPDDWHVDVLARQAMNAYHWPGNIRQLINVLERAMILASGQEITLDDLTHDVADCTGDAECQVATATPRSILDQAGMQEGRTPLTIDELTKTHVLDVLSACNGNKAKTARMLGIHRRKLYRLLHRYEGDAVPATDDVVQ; encoded by the coding sequence ATGGACAACCGACTAATGAAGCTGCTGCTGGTCGACCACGACGATGACTTTCGCCAAGGCTGTGCACGTTGGATGCAGCACAAAGGACATCGCGTGACTCAGGCCACGTGCGGTGTCGAAGCGTTGCAGTTGTGCGAGCGGCACGGATACGACGTGGTCGTGATCGATATCGATATGCCGGGTGTAACCGGGCTGGAGTTCCTGCAGCGCGTTCGGCACGACGACCTGGATCTGGAAGTCGTCATCCTGACGGGCCAGGGATCGATTGCGTCCGCCGTGGCGGCGATGCAAATGGGGGCCTGTGATTATCTGACCAAGCCCTGCGCGTTGGGTGAACTGGAACACCACTGCCATGTTGCCCACGACCGAGCCGTCTTGAGACGCGAAAACCAGAACCTGAAAGCCGTGATGTCACGACAACGACCGTCGGCGCGTTTGGTCGGCCATTCGGCCCCGATCGCCTCGGTGAAACGGATGATTGAAAAGGTCGCTCCGACCGACAAGCCAGTGCTGATCGAAGGTGAAAGTGGCACCGGTAAGGAAGTCGTCGCCCGCTTGATTCAAAAGCACAGCCACGTCGCCGAACGACCGTTCGTCACCATCAACTGCGCCGCACTTCCCGAACAATTGGTCGAAAGCGAATTGTTCGGTCACCTGAAGGGATCCTTTACCGGTGCAACGGCCGATAAGCCTGGTCTGTTTGAAATTGCCGACGGAGGGACGCTGTTCATTGATGAAATCGGTGAATTGCCGCCATCGCTGCAACCCAAGCTGTTGCGTGTCTTGGAAGACGGGTCGATGCGGCGGATCGGTTGCCACAAAGAACGGGTGGTCAATGTCCGCGTGATCGCCGCCACCAATCGTGATTTGGAAGCCGAAGTCGAACAGGGGCGATTCCGGCGTGACCTTTACTATCGAATCAACGTATTGTCGTTGCGATTGCCACCGCTGCGTGATCGCGTCGGCGATATCGATGTGTTGATCGATCATTTGTTGCCCGATGACTGGCACGTCGACGTCTTGGCCCGACAAGCCATGAACGCCTATCACTGGCCGGGCAACATTCGGCAACTGATCAACGTGTTGGAACGCGCGATGATCTTGGCCAGCGGGCAAGAAATCACGCTGGATGATCTGACCCATGATGTCGCCGACTGTACCGGCGACGCCGAATGCCAAGTCGCTACGGCCACCCCACGTTCGATCCTGGACCAGGCCGGCATGCAAGAAGGTCGAACGCCGCTGACGATCGATGAACTGACCAAGACGCATGTGCTGGATGTGCTGTCAGCGTGCAACGGCAACAAGGCAAAAACGGCACGCATGCTGGGCATCCACCGACGAAAACTGTATCGCTTGTTGCACCGCTATGAAGGCGATGCCGTTCCGGCAACCGATGACGTTGTTCAGTGA
- a CDS encoding FAD-dependent oxidoreductase — MKIVIIGGVAGGASAAARARRLSEDSEIVVIERGEAPSFANCGLPYYVGGEIQSRDKLLVAPIERLHGRYRLDVRVRSEVAKIDRANKTVDVRDLRDGTTYQESYDKLIVATGAAPFRPDLDGIDHPRVMELRDLKDADAMHAAAVGQSGKAVVVGAGFIGIEVAENLVRRGWDVTVVELGDQILPPWDKEMVNGLHDHLRGHGVTLQLNDSADRFQDRDGGVTVHLKSGGSIDASFVVLAIGVRPESRMAADAGIECGPRGGIVTNAQMQTNDPDVYAVGDVAQVTDVVTGLPTQIPLAGPANRQGRIAADHIFGRASTFRGTQGTAVVGVFDRTAAMTGQSEKLLKRAGTSYQKIYVHPTDHAGYYPGAQGMTLKLLFDPDSGLILGAQAVGGAGVDKRIDVIATAIQAGWTVEDLEEVELCYAPQYGHAKDPVNMAGFVASGVVRGDQPVVHVESIADAMPVEEFRIDVRTPGEFAKGHLPDAVNVPLEELRDRLDEIPRDRFVIAYCQVGLRGYMASRILMQRGYDVKNLSGGYKTWIQHHGEQVPVA; from the coding sequence ATGAAGATCGTCATCATCGGCGGTGTCGCCGGCGGCGCCTCGGCCGCGGCGCGGGCACGACGCCTTAGCGAAGACAGCGAAATCGTCGTCATCGAACGGGGCGAAGCACCGTCGTTTGCCAATTGCGGGCTGCCCTATTACGTGGGTGGCGAAATTCAATCGCGTGACAAGTTGTTGGTCGCCCCGATCGAACGTTTGCACGGACGCTACCGATTGGATGTTCGGGTTCGCAGCGAAGTTGCGAAGATCGATCGTGCGAACAAGACCGTGGATGTAAGAGATCTGCGTGACGGGACGACGTATCAAGAAAGTTATGACAAGCTGATCGTTGCGACCGGCGCGGCACCCTTCCGTCCCGACTTGGACGGCATTGATCATCCCCGCGTGATGGAACTACGTGACCTGAAGGATGCCGACGCAATGCATGCCGCCGCGGTCGGGCAATCCGGAAAAGCGGTCGTTGTGGGCGCAGGGTTCATCGGCATCGAAGTCGCCGAAAACCTGGTCCGCCGGGGTTGGGACGTCACCGTCGTCGAACTCGGCGACCAGATTTTGCCGCCCTGGGATAAGGAAATGGTCAATGGTCTGCACGATCATTTACGCGGTCACGGCGTGACGTTGCAGTTAAACGATTCGGCCGACCGGTTCCAGGATCGCGACGGCGGCGTGACAGTCCACTTGAAGTCCGGCGGATCCATTGACGCCAGTTTCGTTGTTTTGGCGATCGGCGTGCGTCCGGAAAGCCGCATGGCGGCCGATGCCGGTATCGAATGTGGCCCGCGTGGCGGCATCGTCACCAACGCGCAAATGCAAACCAATGATCCCGATGTCTATGCCGTCGGGGATGTCGCCCAAGTGACCGATGTGGTGACCGGTTTGCCGACCCAGATTCCGTTGGCCGGCCCGGCCAATCGTCAAGGCCGAATCGCCGCCGATCACATCTTCGGGCGGGCGTCGACGTTTCGTGGAACGCAGGGAACCGCCGTCGTAGGCGTGTTTGACCGAACCGCCGCGATGACGGGGCAAAGCGAAAAGCTTCTGAAACGTGCCGGAACGTCGTATCAAAAGATCTACGTTCATCCGACTGACCATGCCGGTTACTATCCGGGGGCCCAGGGGATGACGTTGAAGTTGTTGTTTGATCCCGATTCGGGGCTGATCTTGGGCGCTCAGGCCGTCGGCGGTGCGGGCGTGGACAAACGGATCGATGTGATCGCGACCGCCATCCAAGCCGGTTGGACGGTGGAGGATCTGGAGGAAGTCGAACTCTGTTACGCCCCCCAATACGGGCACGCCAAAGATCCGGTCAACATGGCCGGCTTTGTCGCATCCGGCGTTGTGCGAGGGGATCAACCCGTCGTGCATGTCGAATCGATCGCTGACGCGATGCCGGTCGAAGAATTCCGGATCGATGTTCGCACACCCGGCGAATTCGCCAAGGGACATCTGCCCGACGCGGTCAATGTTCCGCTGGAAGAACTGCGGGATCGACTGGATGAAATCCCGCGAGATCGATTTGTCATTGCATATTGCCAGGTCGGGCTGCGTGGCTACATGGCCAGTCGCATTTTGATGCAGCGTGGTTACGACGTGAAGAATCTGAGCGGTGGCTACAAGACGTGGATCCAGCACCACGGCGAACAAGTGCCGGTCGCCTGA
- a CDS encoding ArsR/SmtB family transcription factor, with translation MTTRTAKPRTGRSKAGAEKNAKPKNSGKPKGSVEMLTEAAECLKTLAHPVRLRIVQLLLHGRFTVGELAADCQIPDNVASEHLRLLQRCGFLTSQREGRRVYYQVAEPHLEQLMACIEGRFIR, from the coding sequence ATGACCACACGTACAGCCAAGCCGAGGACCGGACGATCAAAAGCCGGTGCGGAAAAAAACGCCAAGCCAAAGAACAGCGGCAAGCCCAAGGGCAGTGTCGAAATGCTGACCGAGGCGGCGGAGTGCCTGAAGACTTTGGCCCATCCGGTGCGTCTGCGCATCGTTCAGTTGTTGCTACACGGCAGATTCACCGTCGGCGAATTGGCCGCCGATTGCCAGATTCCCGACAACGTCGCAAGCGAACATTTGCGACTGCTGCAGCGATGCGGCTTTTTGACCAGCCAACGCGAAGGCCGCCGGGTCTACTACCAAGTGGCCGAACCCCATCTGGAACAATTGATGGCGTGCATCGAAGGAAGATTCATTCGCTAA
- a CDS encoding Trm112 family protein, which produces MIDADFVAMLRCPVDGSQLELVPPDLLGQINQWIEEKRLFNTADQAVSEPIEAGLRPTGRPVIYPVRAGIPTLVPDEAIRLPDESGAGGETDAADH; this is translated from the coding sequence ATGATTGATGCGGATTTCGTCGCGATGTTGCGGTGCCCCGTCGACGGCAGCCAGCTCGAATTGGTGCCCCCCGATTTGTTGGGGCAGATCAATCAGTGGATCGAAGAAAAACGGCTTTTTAACACTGCCGATCAAGCCGTCAGCGAACCGATCGAGGCTGGGTTGCGACCGACCGGAAGGCCGGTGATCTATCCGGTCCGCGCTGGCATTCCCACCTTGGTGCCCGATGAGGCGATTCGATTGCCCGACGAAAGTGGGGCGGGCGGTGAAACTGACGCAGCGGATCACTGA
- a CDS encoding universal stress protein, with translation MKRIVIATDGSANAEEAAWLLSHLPHRDRLEITIATVIHPPSYSYRAQPVESWLEDLLKRERDAAEQSAARIRDMFEGANVSIDHVAPRGSAGPEIVRIAEQTNADLVVIGARGHSTVSRIMLGSTSDYVATHAPCSVLVVRPTGLAKQPRQVRITVGYEDSGPARAAIEELRDTHWGKAADVSLVSVVPYWPGMYGELEPDPELSGRATEHLTELASELAPHVAKASCHVIEGQHIGEALVRFAEDKRSDLVVAGETPRGLLGRLLMGSVSRYVLRHAPCSVWITRNRMIEGLKSSSSNSE, from the coding sequence ATGAAGCGCATCGTGATCGCCACCGACGGATCGGCCAACGCCGAAGAAGCAGCCTGGTTGCTGTCGCATCTGCCCCACCGTGACCGATTGGAAATCACGATTGCCACCGTGATTCATCCGCCAAGCTACAGCTATCGCGCCCAACCGGTCGAAAGCTGGTTGGAGGACCTGTTGAAGCGTGAACGCGACGCAGCCGAACAATCGGCGGCTCGAATTCGAGACATGTTCGAAGGCGCCAACGTGTCGATTGACCATGTCGCACCGCGAGGTTCGGCGGGTCCGGAAATCGTCCGCATCGCCGAACAAACCAATGCCGACTTGGTGGTCATCGGCGCGCGAGGCCACAGCACGGTCAGCCGAATCATGCTGGGCAGCACCAGCGATTACGTGGCCACCCATGCGCCGTGCAGCGTTCTGGTCGTTCGTCCCACGGGGCTGGCGAAACAACCACGCCAAGTCCGCATCACGGTGGGGTACGAAGACAGCGGGCCGGCCCGCGCCGCGATCGAAGAACTGCGTGACACCCACTGGGGCAAAGCGGCTGACGTCTCGTTGGTCAGTGTGGTGCCTTACTGGCCGGGCATGTATGGCGAATTGGAACCCGATCCAGAACTTTCCGGCAGAGCCACCGAGCACCTGACCGAGCTGGCGTCGGAACTGGCCCCCCATGTCGCCAAAGCGTCTTGCCACGTGATCGAAGGCCAGCACATCGGCGAAGCTTTGGTGCGTTTTGCCGAAGACAAGCGATCCGACCTGGTAGTCGCCGGGGAAACTCCGCGCGGTCTGTTGGGGCGTTTGCTGATGGGCAGCGTGTCGCGCTATGTTTTGCGGCACGCCCCGTGCAGTGTTTGGATCACTCGTAACCGGATGATCGAAGGCTTGAAGTCATCGTCCAGCAACAGCGAATGA
- a CDS encoding DUF4404 family protein, with translation MIRVISRYSRLASPFTPIGSPKMRTELEKTLDDLHHQLESAATLDQDQRARLRQAVTEIRQSLDREDVSSQTLASRLREATEQFQVEHPSLTNSVGRVADILSQMGI, from the coding sequence TTGATTCGTGTTATTTCGCGATACAGCAGGCTCGCCTCTCCCTTCACCCCCATCGGCAGCCCCAAGATGCGGACCGAACTGGAAAAAACACTCGACGACCTGCACCACCAATTGGAGTCCGCCGCGACGTTGGATCAGGACCAGCGGGCAAGATTGCGGCAGGCGGTGACCGAAATCCGCCAAAGCCTGGATCGGGAGGACGTCAGTTCCCAGACCCTGGCGTCAAGGTTGCGAGAGGCGACCGAGCAGTTTCAGGTCGAGCACCCGTCGCTGACCAACAGTGTCGGTCGCGTCGCCGACATCCTGTCGCAAATGGGCATCTAG
- a CDS encoding methyltransferase family protein, protein MTPALDPFEVNKTDRVGWMLVTAQMVLAAALVLSSRWSPPNTWMLVLMVPGIAVAITAWLAIGLRRLRIHPTPGQQTVLTMTGPYRWVRHPMYVGLLLFTLAQLPFDWQPWRFVSWVCLLGVLWKKSSIEEDALVQRFESYHDYRSNTGRFLPRRSPSPDGATKR, encoded by the coding sequence GTGACACCGGCCCTGGATCCCTTTGAAGTCAACAAGACGGATCGTGTGGGATGGATGCTGGTCACCGCCCAGATGGTTTTGGCTGCGGCGTTGGTTCTGTCATCGCGGTGGTCACCACCGAACACATGGATGTTGGTTTTGATGGTGCCAGGAATCGCCGTCGCCATCACGGCATGGCTGGCGATTGGACTTCGGCGTCTTCGGATTCACCCCACTCCCGGGCAACAGACGGTTTTAACGATGACTGGGCCGTATCGTTGGGTACGGCATCCGATGTATGTGGGTTTGCTGTTGTTCACGCTGGCACAGTTGCCGTTTGATTGGCAGCCCTGGCGATTCGTGTCTTGGGTGTGCTTGCTGGGCGTCCTTTGGAAGAAGTCTTCGATTGAAGAGGACGCTCTGGTGCAACGATTCGAATCCTATCACGACTATCGATCAAACACCGGGCGTTTCTTGCCACGGCGAAGCCCATCACCGGATGGAGCAACCAAACGCTGA